One Anthonomus grandis grandis chromosome 13, icAntGran1.3, whole genome shotgun sequence DNA segment encodes these proteins:
- the LOC126744049 gene encoding eukaryotic translation initiation factor 3 subunit H, producing the protein MASRNQRRPVENDQTISYVQADGLAVMKIVKHCHEESTTNLDIAQGALLGLVVENRLEITNCFPFPKQSDDTMDEEEYQLAMMRRLRRVNVDHFHVGWYQSADVGNFLSLPLLESQYHYQTSIEESVVVIYDTQKSSRGFLTLKAYRLTPQAIDMYKEGEFTPEALLKLKVGFENLFTEVPFYIKNSPLTNIMMSELAEMVPEEEGSKFLDLGTATVLEGQLRCLMDRVDELNQEAIKFNRYQQLVSRQQQDKHRYLAKRAQENAARASKDEPPLPEEDINKLFRPHPVPPRLNPMIIAGQINTYSQAISQFCSQSLAKLYITQALQNAKESTSNK; encoded by the exons atGGCTTCGAGAAACCAGAGACGCCCTGTTGAAAATGATCAGACGATATCCTACGTCCAAGCAGACGGACTT GCCGTTATGAAAATAGTTAAGCATTGTCATGAAGAATCAACTACAAACTTGGACATTGCCCAGGGAGCTCTGCTTGGTCTAGTTGTAGAAAACCGCTTAGAAATAACCAACTGTTTTCCATTCCCGAAACAAAGTGATGACACCATGGACGAGGAGGAATACCAGCTGGCCATGATGAGGAGACTCAGAAGAGTAAACGTCGATCATTTCCATGTTGGATGGTACCAGAGTGCCGACGTTGGCAACTTCTTAAGTTTGCCTTTGTTGGAATCACAGTACCACTATCAAACTTCAATTGAAGAATCtgtagtggttatttatgacaCTCAAAAGTCTTCCAGGGGATTCTTAACCCTTAAAGCATACCGCCTAACACCGCAAGCAATAGATATGTACAAGGAAGGAGAATTTACTCCTGAGGCTTTGCTAAAGTTAAAAGTTGGTTTTGAGAACTTATTCACTGAAGTACCATTCTACATTAAAAATTCCCCATTGACCAACATCATGATGTCTGAATTGGCTGAAATGGTTCCAGAAGAAGAAGGTTCAAAATTCTTAGATTTGGGTACAGCCACTGTACTTGAAGGGCAACTTAGATGTTTGATGGATAGAGTTGATGAGCTCAATCAAGAGGCCATCAAGTTCAACAGGTATCAACAACTTGTTAGTAGACAGCAACAAGACAAGCACAGGTATTTGGCTAAGAGAGCACAAGAAAATGCTGCAAGGGCTTCTAAGGATGAACCTCCATTACCTGAGGAGGACATTAACAAATTGTTCAGGCCTCATCCAGTGCCACCAAGGTTGAACCCAATGATCATTGCCGGTCAGATCAACACATACAGCCAAGCTATCTCTCAGTTTTGTTCGCAATCTTTGGCCAAGCTTTATATTACACAAGCACTGCAAAATGCCAAGGAATCTACTTCAAATAAATAG
- the LOC126743724 gene encoding SPRY domain-containing SOCS box protein 3 — MTSEENNETPKEPCWNALELTCEDYWTWDKDDHSHEVILTGKNSRVARFHPNWSSSTAGARGTRILNGGRYYWELQLSRRIFGTSMMFGIGTRKASLHGDTFVNLLGIDNHSWGLSHKGLIWHNGNWSYYTKPFRENVTTRIGVLFDGITGTLTFYKDGQCLGVAFRGLNEIKEPLFPMISSTAAKTQMVLENMRRDFVNLQDRCRAVIVKTLRCKQDVKELFLPPRIQAFISEVIEDNLEQSEDVTKDSGFLEPNFSVPVPFISERV; from the exons ATGACATCCGAGGAAAATAACGAAACTCCCAAGGAACCATGCTGGAATGCTTTGGAATTAACTTGTGAGGACTACTGGACTTGGGATAAAGATGATCACAGTCATGAG GTAATTTTAACTGGAAAAAATAGCCGAGTCGCTCGGTTTCATCCAAATTGGAGTAGCAGTACTGCCGGGGCCCGAGGCACCCGCATCTTAAATGGTGGAAGGTACTATTGGGAATTGCAGTTATCTAGAAGAATATTTGGAACAAGCATGATGTTTGGTATCGGCACCAGAAAAGCGTCCCTACATGGGGACACTTTTGTAAATCTTCTTGGTATAGATAATCATAGCTGGGGGCTTTCCCATAAAGGGCTTATCTGGCATAATGGAAATTGGTCCTACTATACCAAACCATTTAGGGAAAATGTCACTACAAGAATTGGTGTTCTATTTGATGGAATAACCG GCACCCTTACGTTTTACAAAGATGGGCAATGTCTAGGAGTAGCCTTCAGAGGTCTCAACGAAATCAAAGAGCCACTATTTCCAATGATCAGCTCCACAGCCGCCAAAACCCAAATGGTACTAGAAAATATGAGAAGAGACTTTGTGAATCTTCAAGACAGATGTAGAGCAGTCATAGTTAAAACGTTAAGGTGCAAACAGGACGTTAAAGAGCTTTTTCTGCCTCCCAGGATACAAGCATTCATTTCAGAAGTTATTGAAGATAATTTGGAACAATCGGAAGATGTCACAAAGGATTCAGGCTTTCTGGAACCAAACTTTTCGGTCCCAGTACCGTTTATATCAGAACGAGTATAG
- the LOC126744253 gene encoding PITH domain-containing protein GA19395 yields MPPHGSGKCCGDSSHQHEEPEKGIQYSLYTKINMSDLECLNESVEGSGKTVFKPWEERLERTRFVESDVDEELLFNIPFTGNIKLKGIIVIGENTDSYPSKMRLFKNRPFMTFDDTSAAPDQEFELQKDTEGELEYATKVTIFSNVNHLSIHFPGNFGDEHTKINYIGLKGEFSEAHRHGVTICNYELRPNVADHAKTMDNVSREIS; encoded by the exons atgccgcCCCACGGTTCTGGAAAATGTTGCGGCGACTCCAGTCACCAGCATGAAGAGCCTGAGAAAGGGATTCAGTATAGTTTATATACCAAAATAAATATGAGCGATTTGGAATGTTTAAATGAGTCAGTGGAAGGATCCGGAAAGACTGTTTTTAAACCTTGGGAAGAAAGGTTGGAGCGGACTAGG TTTGTTGAGTCAGATGTAGATGAAGAACTCCTGTTCAACATTCCATTCACAGGCAACATTAAGCTGAAGGGAATAATTGTGATTGGAGAAAACACAGATTCATATCCTTCAAAAATGAGACT ATTTAAAAACAGACCATTTATGACTTTTGATGACACATCAGCTGCACCAGACCAAGAGTTTGAGTTACAAAAAGACACAGAGGGAGAATTAGAATATGCCACCAA GGTAACTATCTTCAGCAATGTGAACCACTTGTCTATTCATTTTCCTGGAAACTTTGGAGATGaacacacaaaaataaattatattggacTGAAGGGGGAATTTTCAGAAGCCCATAGGCATGGAGTGACTATTTGCAATTATGAGTTGAGACCTAATGTTGCTGATCATGCTAAAACTATGGATAATGTTAGTAGGGAAATTTCTTAA